In a genomic window of Kluyveromyces marxianus DMKU3-1042 DNA, complete genome, chromosome 7:
- the KIP2 gene encoding Kip2p yields MMMKPSAPFNSLSNNSPKRLMRPPSTPNLRTSFGTRPHSTSSSSSSQCSSPVRSISTRAASPTHGSRSLYQGTISVGVRIKPSKNKQDTWHVSNNSIIHEEFGEFGFDHVFGPSMSNNEVYKTIALPMVDKLFEGFNCTIFAYGMTGSGKTYTMSGSDSGPGIIPMCVNTVFDRINEGLPNKKFNVKVSYLEIYNERIFDLLNLPQGKPFGIASNNMTNSANALVNDLKLRDDPRYGVKVVGLTERNVSSKEELMRCISIGDHNRKTGETDFNTRSSRSHAVVLIRVFCTDELTGEEVISTLSLCDLAGSERATGKQERRKEGAYINKSLLALGTVISKLSMESTGNGAALGHIPYRDSKLTRILQPALSGDSLVATICTIDTRPETNMESMNTIRFASRAKNITLNVKRNDSDTNLGKTQLIQSLRKQIREQQDLINSLTKQGNTRNDFIGTTSAQQTDDLLRKENEFLKLKLQHYENLELLEPTELRDSQLIEIIESLPSDIGVMLETKLMNMNSQFLEMKRYVAQVESLERRFTSSSNATTELLSTAYGVDLTQVLHEQEQELMQLNQSLARKDKMIEALTSSKMLRHNLAEFSSNHVGNSEADKHTDIEKRALKPISSDASELNNRGSLERPLTIGSGASISHSSTTCDSTSSGNTLDDGTYTKLSTKYLTASDILPNSSESVC; encoded by the coding sequence atgatgatgaagccTTCTGCCCCCTTTAATTCATTATCCAATAACTCTCCAAAGCGACTAATGAGACCACCAAGCACACCTAATCTAAGGACTTCTTTTGGAACGAGACCTCATTCCAcctcatcgtcatcgtcaaGTCAATGCTCCTCACCAGTTCGTAGCATCTCCACACGGGCAGCTTCTCCAACTCATGGATCTAGAAGTCTATACCAAGGAACAATATCAGTTGGGGTTAGAATAAAGCCTAGCAAAAATAAACAAGACACATGGCATGTAAGCAACAACTCCATAATCCACGAAGAGTTTGGCGAGTTTGGTTTTGACCATGTATTTGGTCCTAGTATGAGTAACAATGAAGTCTACAAAACAATTGCTCTGCCAATGGTGGATAAACTGTTCGAGGGTTTTAACTGCACTATTTTCGCTTATGGTATGACAGGGTCTGGTAAAACATACACAATGAGTGGATCTGATTCAGGACCAGGTATTATTCCAATGTGTGTGAACACAGTATTCGATCGTATAAATGAGGGTTTACCTAACAAAAAATTCAATGTTAAGGTTTCTTATTTGGaaatatataatgaaaGAATCTTTGACCTCTTAAATCTACCTCAAGGCAAACCATTTGGAATTGCTTCTAATAATATGACAAATTCAGCTAATGCCCTAGTTAATGATCTAAAATTAAGAGATGATCCAAGATATGGTGTCAAAGTTGTTGGATTAACTGAACGAAATGTGAGtagtaaagaagaattgatgaGATGCATCTCTATTGGTGACCACAATCGTAAAACTGGTGAAACAGATTTTAACACCAGATCTTCAAGATCACATGCAGTGGTGCTTATTAGAGTATTTTGCACTGATGAATTGACTGGAGAGGAGGTAATTAGTACATTATCTCTCTGTGATCTAGCGGGCTCAGAAAGAGCTACTGGAAAACAGGAGAGGCGAAAAGAAGGTGCATATATCAATAAATCATTATTAGCGCTCGGTACTGTGATATCTAAGCTAAGTATGGAGAGTACAGGGAACGGAGCGGCCTTAGGTCATATACCATATAGAGACTCAAAGTTGACAAGAATATTGCAGCCTGCTCTAAGTGGAGATTCATTGGTTGCCACAATTTGTACTATTGATACAAGACCAGAAACAAATATGGAATCCATGAACACAATAAGATTTGCTAGTCGTGCCAAGAATATAACTTTGAACGTGAAACGGAATGACTCTGATACTAATTTGGGGAAAACCCAACTGATACAATCATTACGAAAGCAAATTCGTGAACAGCAGGATTTGATAAATTCCTTGACAAAGCAAGGAAACACACGAAATGACTTTATCGGGACCACTTCAGCACAGCAGACAGATGATCTGCTAAGGAAGGAGAATGAGTTTCTCAAATTGAAGCTACAGCATTACGAAAATTTAGAGTTGTTAGAACCTACGGAATTAAGAGATTCTCAGTTAATAGAGATTATCGAGTCACTTCCATCGGACATTGGAGTTATGCTGGAAACAAAACTCATGAATATGAACTCTCAATTTCTAGAGATGAAGAGATACGTAGCTCAGGTTGAAagtttggaaagaagattTACATCGAGTTCTAATGCTACCACAGAGCTTCTTTCCACGGCATATGGCGTGGATCTGACACAAGTACTGCACGAACAGGAACAAGAGTTGATGCAGTTGAATCAGTCTTTAGCCCGGAAGGATAAAATGATTGAGGCGTTAACCAGCTCAAAAATGTTAAGGCATAACCTAGCAGAATTCAGCAGCAACCATGTAGGCAATAGCGAAGCGGATAAACATACTGACATCGAAAAGCGCGCATTGAAACCGATCTCTTCAGATGCGAGTGAGTTAAACAACAGAGGGTCTCTTGAACGACCCCTTACAATTGGAAGTGGCGCAAGTATAAGTCACAGTAGTACTACATGTGACAGTACAAGCAGCGGTAATACATTAGATGACGGAACGTACACGAAACTGTCCACCAAGTATCTGACAGCCTCTGATATCCTTCCAAATTCTAGCGAATCCGTTTGTTAG